One Augochlora pura isolate Apur16 chromosome 10, APUR_v2.2.1, whole genome shotgun sequence DNA window includes the following coding sequences:
- the LOC144475500 gene encoding single-strand DNA endonuclease ASTE1-like isoform X2 — MGVRGLMSFVNTYRKSCHKKYELQNTYLVIDGNNISYHILDSVGHNCIFGGNYDVYEEAVSKFFDNLLECNVTPLVLLDGAYDISKTDIILDRSKQRLENSMTLIKNPTKAAAILGKDITIKPALLKNFFSKFEEFEEHGPRRCQIIYQTFTLLSQFTVDEAIAEILIGIPKSMRHRVLDAIESHINYYTCINLPEEVLVPLIIDKFPEDSTTSAYKFTKDIDSLPFRGKYSEEDLGTIDKNNMIVIRNILLEHTKSQNGNDLIIDRLPRWFVDEVAKAELPSVLVNYILKHTSVLPMQIENLDRPSSSLASLKIVSVTYGLLSSLIDDRRTYMKYVFRDQNMNFVCNALEGTQTVPLLILRDLPLSTRKEILDDVLGIKNMKCVDELLPEWKLYIGCIKYWTDQEKLYKSHKCYVYSIIICILYNIVISRVGNHRSIHSFQDAYGSLIELSRNRRQACGNKFKISTNVTIVKARSEIDMKDCLLTAPFFIQHSNVQLGEIFEIDMSIVHAFAEFQMSLLAAIDLNALLGRPYREPNVANLFNGTFLYNVCKYLQTSNDVDECVNDIFENAPTLLRLFNLLLTKINPFIAKNVNQVYDTQFEYLI, encoded by the exons ATGGGAGTCCGGGGTTTAATGTCTTTTGTGAATACTTACCGAAAAAGTTgtcataaaaaatatgaactCCAAAATACGTACTTAGTCATCGATGGTAACAACATAAGTTATCATATATTAGACAGTGTTGGGCACAATTGTATATTCGGTGGCAACTACGATGTATATGAGGAAGCCGTATCAAAATTCTTTGATAATTTGCTAGAGTGTAATGTGACACCATTAGTGTTATTAGACGGAGCATACGACATTTCAAAAACAGACATTATACTGGACAGGAGCAAACAAAGGCTTGAAAATTCGATGACTTTGATTAAAAATCCAACGAAAG CTGCAGCGATACTCGGAAAGGACATTACAATAAAGCCAgcgttattaaaaaactttttctctaaatttgaagaatttgaaGAACATGGTCCACGGAGATGCCAGATCATATACCAGACATTTACTTTGCTCAGTCAATTTACCGTGGACGAAGCTATTGCTGAAATCTTAATTGGAATACCTAAATCGATGAGGCATCGGGTATTAGATGCAATAGAATCACATATCAATTACTATACCTGTATAAATCTACCCGAAGAAGTGCTGGTaccattaattattgataaatttcCTGAAGATTCTACAACATCGGCTTACAAATTTACTAAAGATATTGACAGTTTACCGTTCCGAGGAAAGTATAGCGAGGAAGACCTTGGAACGattgacaaaaataatatgatcgtaataagaaatatacttCTAGAACATACCAAGTCTCAAAACGGAAATGATTTGATTATAGACAGATTACCCAGATGGTTTGTGGATGAGGTTGCTAAAGCTGAACTTCCATCAGTTTTAGTAAACTACATACTAAAACATACGAGCGTATTACCAATGCAAATAGAAAACCTGGATCGTCCTTCAAGCAGCTTGGCAAGTTTGAAAATAGTTAGCGTTACATATGGACTTTTATCATCACTGATAGACGACAGAAGAACCTAcatgaaatatgtatttaggGACCAAAACATGAATTTCGTATGCAATGCGTTAGAAGGGACACAAACAGTACCTTTATTAATCCTTAGAGACCTTCCATTGAGTACGCGAAAGGAAATTTTGGACGACGTACTCGGTATTAAGAACATGAAGTGTGTCGATGAACTTTTACCGGAATGGAAGTTGTACATTGGTTGTATTAAGTATTGGACTGATCAAGAAAAACTGTACAAATCGCATAAATGTTACgtttattcgataataatctgtatattatataatatagtaatttcaaGGGTAGGAAATCATCGTTCCATACACAGTTTCCAAGATGCATATGGTAGTTTAATCGAGCTTTCAAGAAATAGAAGACAAGCATGcggaaacaaattcaaaatctCGACAAATGTTACAATTGTTAAGGCTCGTTCAGAAATTGATATGAAGGATTGTCTTTTAACGGCACCATTTTTTATTCAGCATTCCAACGTACAACTCGGAGAAATATTCGAGATTGATATGTCTATTGTACATGCATTTGCAGAATTTCAAATGTCTTTACTTGCTGCTATTGATTTGAATGCACTATTGGGCCGTCCTTATCGAGAGCCAAATGTAGCGAATTTGTTTAACGGTACATTTTTGTACAATGTGTGCAAGTATTTGCAAACATCCAATGATGTGGACGAGTgtgtaaatgatatttttgaaaatgcgCCAACTCTCTTaagactttttaatttattattgacaaaaataaatccatttattgcaaaaaatgtaaatcaaGTATATGATACTCAATTTGAATATCTGATTTAG
- the LOC144475500 gene encoding protein asteroid-like isoform X1 yields the protein MGVRGLMSFVNTYRKSCHKKYELQNTYLVIDGNNISYHILDSVGHNCIFGGNYDVYEEAVSKFFDNLLECNVTPLVLLDGAYDISKTDIILDRSKQRLENSMTLIKNPTKGNVPPLLMPVVFVQVLRKKNIRHARCMFEADGPIASLAKLLNCPVLSFDSDFYIHGTLYIPFDTLSDHVVRTPSGKAMRCQIYRYEHFLRIFKGLTHHTLSLAAAILGKDITIKPALLKNFFSKFEEFEEHGPRRCQIIYQTFTLLSQFTVDEAIAEILIGIPKSMRHRVLDAIESHINYYTCINLPEEVLVPLIIDKFPEDSTTSAYKFTKDIDSLPFRGKYSEEDLGTIDKNNMIVIRNILLEHTKSQNGNDLIIDRLPRWFVDEVAKAELPSVLVNYILKHTSVLPMQIENLDRPSSSLASLKIVSVTYGLLSSLIDDRRTYMKYVFRDQNMNFVCNALEGTQTVPLLILRDLPLSTRKEILDDVLGIKNMKCVDELLPEWKLYIGCIKYWTDQEKLYKSHKCYVYSIIICILYNIVISRVGNHRSIHSFQDAYGSLIELSRNRRQACGNKFKISTNVTIVKARSEIDMKDCLLTAPFFIQHSNVQLGEIFEIDMSIVHAFAEFQMSLLAAIDLNALLGRPYREPNVANLFNGTFLYNVCKYLQTSNDVDECVNDIFENAPTLLRLFNLLLTKINPFIAKNVNQVYDTQFEYLI from the coding sequence ATGGGAGTCCGGGGTTTAATGTCTTTTGTGAATACTTACCGAAAAAGTTgtcataaaaaatatgaactCCAAAATACGTACTTAGTCATCGATGGTAACAACATAAGTTATCATATATTAGACAGTGTTGGGCACAATTGTATATTCGGTGGCAACTACGATGTATATGAGGAAGCCGTATCAAAATTCTTTGATAATTTGCTAGAGTGTAATGTGACACCATTAGTGTTATTAGACGGAGCATACGACATTTCAAAAACAGACATTATACTGGACAGGAGCAAACAAAGGCTTGAAAATTCGATGACTTTGATTAAAAATCCAACGAAAGGTAATGTTCCTCCTTTGCTCATGCCAGTGGTTTTCGTACAAgttttaagaaagaaaaatattcgtcaTGCACGCTGCATGTTCGAAGCTGACGGGCCTATAGCTTCGCTAGCTAAACTATTAAACTGTCCTGTACTTAGTTTTGACTCTGACTTTTATATACATGGAACATTGTATATACCATTTGATACACTCAGTGATCATGTAGTCAGAACCCCGAGTGGCAAAGCGATGCGTTGTCAAATATACAGATATGAACACTTCCTACGTATTTTCAAAGGACTGACTCATCATACATTGTCTTTAGCTGCAGCGATACTCGGAAAGGACATTACAATAAAGCCAgcgttattaaaaaactttttctctaaatttgaagaatttgaaGAACATGGTCCACGGAGATGCCAGATCATATACCAGACATTTACTTTGCTCAGTCAATTTACCGTGGACGAAGCTATTGCTGAAATCTTAATTGGAATACCTAAATCGATGAGGCATCGGGTATTAGATGCAATAGAATCACATATCAATTACTATACCTGTATAAATCTACCCGAAGAAGTGCTGGTaccattaattattgataaatttcCTGAAGATTCTACAACATCGGCTTACAAATTTACTAAAGATATTGACAGTTTACCGTTCCGAGGAAAGTATAGCGAGGAAGACCTTGGAACGattgacaaaaataatatgatcgtaataagaaatatacttCTAGAACATACCAAGTCTCAAAACGGAAATGATTTGATTATAGACAGATTACCCAGATGGTTTGTGGATGAGGTTGCTAAAGCTGAACTTCCATCAGTTTTAGTAAACTACATACTAAAACATACGAGCGTATTACCAATGCAAATAGAAAACCTGGATCGTCCTTCAAGCAGCTTGGCAAGTTTGAAAATAGTTAGCGTTACATATGGACTTTTATCATCACTGATAGACGACAGAAGAACCTAcatgaaatatgtatttaggGACCAAAACATGAATTTCGTATGCAATGCGTTAGAAGGGACACAAACAGTACCTTTATTAATCCTTAGAGACCTTCCATTGAGTACGCGAAAGGAAATTTTGGACGACGTACTCGGTATTAAGAACATGAAGTGTGTCGATGAACTTTTACCGGAATGGAAGTTGTACATTGGTTGTATTAAGTATTGGACTGATCAAGAAAAACTGTACAAATCGCATAAATGTTACgtttattcgataataatctgtatattatataatatagtaatttcaaGGGTAGGAAATCATCGTTCCATACACAGTTTCCAAGATGCATATGGTAGTTTAATCGAGCTTTCAAGAAATAGAAGACAAGCATGcggaaacaaattcaaaatctCGACAAATGTTACAATTGTTAAGGCTCGTTCAGAAATTGATATGAAGGATTGTCTTTTAACGGCACCATTTTTTATTCAGCATTCCAACGTACAACTCGGAGAAATATTCGAGATTGATATGTCTATTGTACATGCATTTGCAGAATTTCAAATGTCTTTACTTGCTGCTATTGATTTGAATGCACTATTGGGCCGTCCTTATCGAGAGCCAAATGTAGCGAATTTGTTTAACGGTACATTTTTGTACAATGTGTGCAAGTATTTGCAAACATCCAATGATGTGGACGAGTgtgtaaatgatatttttgaaaatgcgCCAACTCTCTTaagactttttaatttattattgacaaaaataaatccatttattgcaaaaaatgtaaatcaaGTATATGATACTCAATTTGAATATCTGATTTAG